One region of Gossypium raimondii isolate GPD5lz chromosome 6, ASM2569854v1, whole genome shotgun sequence genomic DNA includes:
- the LOC105773973 gene encoding cyclic phosphodiesterase: MCHLAQVAILKPQTHIFSIFKNPYSISKSLQIPTNYSLTARSTSMGTPEAVVKKDVYSVWALPPEDVTARVKKLMEGLRSEFGGPQFEPHVTVVGAISLTADDALAKFRSSCDGRKAYNATVDRVATGTFFYQCVFLLLHPTPEVVETSAHCSSHFGYKSSTPYMPHLSLLYADLTEEEKKKAQEKANMLDESIGSLSFQISRLALYKTDTEDKTLKSWEKVAECNLSPN, from the exons ATGTGCCACCTAGCCCAAGTTGCCATTTTAAAaccccaaacccatattttctCCATCTTCAAAAACCCATATTCAATCTCCAAAAGCCTTCAAATTCCAACCAATTACTCTCTCACCGCTCGCTCCACTTCCATGGGAACCCCCGAAGCCGTAGTCAAGAAAGATGTGTATTCGGTGTGGGCACTGCCCCCCGAAGACGTTACTGCTAGGGTCAAGAAGTTGATGGAAGGTTTAAGATCCGAGTTCGGCGGGCCACAGTTCGAGCCCCACGTCACGGTTGTTGGGGCCATCAGCTTAACCGCTGATGATGCCTTGGCCAAGTTCAGGTCCTCTTGTGATGGCCGCAAAGCTTATAATGCCACCGTCGATCGTGTGGCTACCGGGACTTTCTTTTATCAGTGCGTCTTTTTGTTGCTTCATCCCACTCCTGAG GTGGTGGAAACTAGTGCTCATTGTAGTAGCCATTTTGGTTACAAGAGCTCAACAC CATACATGCCACACTTAAGCCTCCTTTATGCCGACCTCacagaagaagagaagaagaaagctCAAGAAAAAGCTAATATGCTGGATGAAAGCATCGGTAGCCTGAGCTTCCAGATAAGTCGCCTTGCATTGTATAAAACAGATACTGAGGACAAAACTCTCAAATCCTGGGAGAAGGTTGCTGAATGCAACCTTAGTCCCAACTAG